From the Ciconia boyciana chromosome 24, ASM3463844v1, whole genome shotgun sequence genome, one window contains:
- the SLC5A5 gene encoding LOW QUALITY PROTEIN: sodium/iodide cotransporter (The sequence of the model RefSeq protein was modified relative to this genomic sequence to represent the inferred CDS: deleted 2 bases in 1 codon), producing the protein MAVPCLAGGSPPPAAATLAPAGSLEVWVPERLTFSLWDYGVFGLMLLISTGIGLFHGLAKGGQKTSEDFFTGGRRMPALPVGLSLSASFMSAVQVLGVPAEAYRYGAKFLWMCLGQLLNTLLTAQLFLPVFYRLGLTSTYEYLERRFSRSVRLCGTLQYVVATMLYTGIVIYAPALILNQVTGLDIWASLLSTGVICTFYTTIGGMKAVIWTDVFQVFVMLSGFIAIIIRGVLLVGGPARVLAIAAKGSRVNFVDFNPDPRSRYTVWTFLLGGTLVWLSMYGVNQAQVQRYVACRSEREARMALLVNQVGLFCIVSSAVACGLVMFALYKDCDPLLAGYISAPDQYMPYLVLDIFETFPGVPGLFLACAYSGTLSTASTSINAMAAVTVEDLIKPRLPTLSPRRLTLISKGLSLIYGTSCITVAALASLLGGGVLQGSFTVMGVISGPLLGAFVLGLFLPACGTATPLPLPQGVLGGLGAGFALSFWVAVGGTLYPPSAATMGVLPASGALCPLYNRTAGANRTVLLGPLPCCEEPPAPARPAVVGDFYAISYLYYGALGTLATVVAGVLLSSLPGPTKRPRPPPGVLWWDVVKRTSPASPAGAETPGEEPLGKAEAPQVPPVRPHGGRPLAGPPRARHHRPAAAGDPRVGHGGHGGMRGARLRPRGDSGAGDNNGPHPAKAPPTQVRFPRPQPPREPLGSAAISGGAAIFVPGREAAGTAAGSPPACPPLCGRCRGRGLPSGSPLPSGLPFPAAAGPGAGGAWAERAVPLAKMAAAGCAP; encoded by the exons ATGGCGGTACC GTGCCTGGCCGGGGGCTCCCCCCCTCCTGCAGCCGCCACGCTGGCCCCGGCGGGGAGCCTGGAGGTGTGGGTGCCGGAGAGGCTCACCTTCAGCCTCTGGGACTACGGGGTCTTCGGGCTGATGCTGCTGATCTCCACCGGCATCGGGCTCTTCCACGGCCTCGCCAAAGGCGGCCAGAAGACCTCAGAGGATTTTTTCACGGGGGGACGACGGATGCCGGCGCTGCCTGTGGGGCTCTCGCTCTCCGCCAGCTTCATGTCGGCCGTCCAGGTGCTGGGGGTGCCGGCGGAGGCGTACCGGTATGGAGCCAAATTCCTCTGGATGTGCCTGGGGCAGCTGCTCAACACGCTGCTCACCGCCCAGCTCTTCCTCCCCGTCTTCTACCGCCTGGGGCTCACCAGCACCTACGAG TATCTGGAGCGGCGGTTCAGCAGGAGCGTCCGGCTGTGCGGGACCCTGCAATACGTGGTGGCCACG ATGCTGTACACGGGGATCGTCATCTACGCCCCCGCCCTGATCCTGAACCAAG TGACCGGTCTGGACATCTGGGCGTCCCTGCTCTCCACCGGAGTCATCTGCACCTTCTACACCACCATA GGCGGGATGAAGGCTGTCATCTGGACGGACGTCTTCCAGGTCTTCGTGATGCTCTCCGGTTTCATCGCCATCATCATCCGGGGGGTGTTGCTGGTGGGGGGGCCCGCCAGGGTGCTGGCCATCGCGGCCAAAGGCTCCAGGGTGAACTTCGTCGA CTTCAATCCAGACCCACGGAGCCGGTACACGGTGTGGACCTTCCTGCTGGGCGGCACGCTGGTCTGGCTCTCCATGTACGGTGTCAACCAAGCCCAGGTCCAGCGCTACGTGGCCTGCAGGAGCGAGAGGGAGGCCAGGAT GGCGCTGCTGGTGAATCAAGTGGGGCTCTTCTGCATCGTCTCCAGCGCGGTGGCCTGTGGCCTTGTGATGTTTGCGCTGTACAAGGACTGCGATCCCCTCCTCGCCGGCTACATCTCAGCCCCGGATCAG TACATGCCCTACCTCGTCCTCGACATCTTCGAGACGTtcccgggggtgccggggctgtTCCTGGCTTGTGCCTACAGCGGGACCCTCAG CACGGCCTCCACCAGCATCAACGCCATGGCGGCCGTCACTGTCGAGGACCTCATCAAGCCCAGGCTGCCCACGCTGTCACCGCGGAGGCTGACCCTCATCTCCAAGGGGCTGT CGCTCATCTACGGCACCTCGTGCATCACGGTGGCAGCTCTGGCCTCGCTGCTGGGCGGCGGCGTGCTGCAG GGCTCCTTCACCGTCATGGGGGTGATCAGCGGCCCGCTGCTGGGGGCCTTCGTCCTGGGCCTGTTCCTGCCGGCGTGCGGCACGGC GACCCCTCTACCTCTGCCGCAGGGcgtgctgggggggctgggcGCCGGCTTCGCCCTCTCGTTCTGGGTGGCCGTGGGGGGGACCCTGTACCCCCCCAGCGCCGCCACCATGGGGGTGCTGCCCGCCTCCGGAGCCCTCTGCCCGCTCTACAACCGCACCGCCGGCGCCAACCGCACCGTGCTGCTgggccccctgccctgctgcgaggagcccccggcccccgcacG GCCGGCCGTCGTGGGTGACTTCTACGCCATCTCCTACCTGTACTACGGGGCGCTGGGGACCCTCGCCACGGTGGTGGCCGGGGTCCTGCTCAGCTCCCTGCCAG GGCCGACCAagcggccgcggccgcccccgggcGTGCTGTGGTGGGACGTCGTGAAGCGGACGTCCCCGGCGTCCCCCGCGGGCGCCGAGACCCCCGGGGAAGAGCCCCTGGGCAAGGCCGAAGCCCCCCAGGTGCCGCCGGTGAGGCCGCATGGG GGGCGGCCCCTCGCAGGGCCCCCCCGAGCCCGGCACCACCgacctgctgctgcaggagaccCACGTGTAGGGcacggggggcacggggggatgCGGGGGGCCCGGCTGCGGCCgcggggggacagcggggcggggg ATAACAATGGGCCACACCCTGCCAAAGCCCCGCCCACCCAGGTGCGATTCCCCCGCCCACAGCCGCCGCGGGAGCCGCTCGGCAGCGCCGCCATCTCGGGGGGTGCCGCCATCTTTGTGCCGGGCAGGGAGGCGGCGGGAACAGCGGCGGGCTCTCCCCCGGCCTGCCCGCCGCTCTGCGGGCGCTGCCGCGGGCGGGGGCTGCCGTCCGGTTCGCCGCTGCCGTCCGGCCTGCCTTTCCCCGCCGCTGCTGGGCCTGGCGCCGGGGGGGCCTGGGCGGAGCGGGCCGTGCCCTTAGCaaagatggcggcggcgggatGCGCGCCCTGA